The Nostoc sp. 'Lobaria pulmonaria (5183) cyanobiont' genome window below encodes:
- a CDS encoding carbohydrate ABC transporter permease, translating into MPKIYTKSWLDNDTVAAWIFLTPALILLGVFIIWPIAYLFYLSFTAGSFTLKGIYWIGLKNYWRLLLNPDFWQVLGNTFYFTVATIIPSLVISLGLAVLLNRSIPLRGILRSAYFLPSIISIVAAGLGFRWLFQTSGPVNGLLVFFGISDIPWLGDTFWAMPIIILMSIWKQLGFNMVVFLAGLQTIPPSRYEAADLDGANAWQQFWYITLPGLRPTVIFAIITTAIFTLRSFEQIYVMTGGGPLNSTNLLVYYIYQEAFGQFDFGYAAAGATVLLAATLVLVYLQLQTWGEE; encoded by the coding sequence ATGCCAAAAATATATACTAAGTCGTGGTTGGATAACGATACAGTAGCAGCCTGGATTTTTCTCACACCAGCACTAATTTTGCTCGGTGTTTTTATCATTTGGCCGATTGCCTATTTGTTCTACCTCAGTTTCACTGCTGGTAGTTTCACTTTAAAAGGTATTTATTGGATAGGCTTAAAAAACTATTGGCGCTTACTACTCAACCCTGACTTCTGGCAAGTTCTGGGTAACACCTTTTATTTTACGGTTGCCACCATCATTCCCAGTTTAGTTATCTCCTTGGGATTGGCAGTACTATTAAACCGCTCCATTCCCTTGCGAGGCATCCTGCGAAGTGCTTATTTTTTACCCTCAATTATTTCAATTGTGGCAGCGGGTTTGGGATTTCGCTGGCTGTTTCAGACATCAGGGCCAGTTAACGGACTTTTAGTTTTTTTTGGTATTTCAGACATACCCTGGTTAGGAGATACATTTTGGGCAATGCCGATAATTATTTTAATGAGTATTTGGAAACAACTGGGTTTCAATATGGTGGTTTTTTTAGCAGGGTTGCAAACAATTCCTCCCAGTCGTTATGAAGCAGCAGATTTGGATGGAGCAAATGCTTGGCAACAATTTTGGTATATTACTTTGCCCGGATTGCGCCCGACTGTCATATTTGCAATCATCACTACCGCAATTTTTACATTGCGGAGTTTTGAGCAAATTTATGTGATGACTGGCGGCGGGCCACTGAATTCGACTAATCTGCTGGTTTACTACATTTACCAAGAGGCTTTTGGTCAATTTGATTTTGGTTATGCAGCAGCAGGAGCAACTGTGTTATTAGCAGCAACGTTGGTACTCGTTTATTTGCAACTGCAAACTTGGGGAGAGGAGTAA
- a CDS encoding type II toxin-antitoxin system PemK/MazF family toxin: MKRGDIYYANLSPTMGSEMGKRRPVLIVSNDISNSAATTVTILPITSNVSRVYPFEVLLNPEVSGLTKPSKVQAQQVRTISKQRITGEVLGSLNEDMMVLIDAALKLHLGLV, from the coding sequence ATGAAACGTGGTGATATTTATTACGCAAATCTTAGCCCGACGATGGGTTCAGAAATGGGTAAACGTCGTCCGGTGCTAATTGTCAGTAATGATATAAGTAATAGTGCTGCTACTACTGTGACAATTTTACCGATTACTTCTAATGTGAGCCGTGTTTATCCCTTTGAAGTTCTACTTAATCCAGAAGTTAGTGGTTTAACGAAGCCTTCAAAAGTACAGGCGCAGCAAGTGCGAACAATTTCTAAGCAACGAATTACTGGTGAAGTATTGGGTAGTTTAAACGAAGATATGATGGTACTAATTGATGCAGCGTTAAAATTGCATTTGGGATTGGTTTGA
- a CDS encoding ribbon-helix-helix domain-containing protein: MNVEKLSISLPPFLVEFVENYKQNKGCKSRSQVIEEALELLRNRELEVAYREASAEVDNDWNVTVADGLTDETW; encoded by the coding sequence ATGAATGTAGAAAAACTCTCTATTTCCTTGCCACCGTTTTTAGTGGAGTTTGTCGAAAACTACAAGCAAAATAAAGGATGTAAATCTCGTTCTCAAGTAATTGAAGAAGCATTAGAATTGCTGCGAAACCGAGAATTAGAGGTAGCTTACCGAGAAGCGTCTGCTGAAGTTGATAACGATTGGAATGTGACAGTAGCAGATGGTTTAACAGATGAAACGTGGTGA
- the purN gene encoding phosphoribosylglycinamide formyltransferase → MTLCPDSTLSLISPRISNICQQIAPLKLGIMASGNGSNFDVVAEAIQDGQLNAQIQVLIYNNPSAKAAVRAANRGVETVLLNHRNYQNREEFDEQIVQTLQRYDVEWVILAGWMRLLTSIFIDAFPERIINIHPSLLPSFKGIHAVEQALASGVKITGCTVHIACLEMDSGPILMQAAVPVLPDDTAETLHARIQIQEHRILPLAIALAAYSSKVTLSLS, encoded by the coding sequence ATGACCCTGTGCCCTGATTCTACCCTGAGCTTAATTTCTCCTAGAATTAGCAATATTTGCCAACAAATCGCCCCTTTAAAACTGGGAATTATGGCTTCTGGGAATGGCAGCAATTTTGATGTAGTTGCCGAAGCTATCCAAGATGGGCAGCTAAATGCCCAAATTCAAGTTTTAATTTACAATAACCCCTCGGCGAAAGCAGCCGTCAGAGCAGCTAATAGAGGTGTAGAAACTGTCTTATTAAATCACCGCAACTATCAAAACCGAGAAGAGTTTGATGAGCAAATTGTGCAGACATTGCAGCGCTATGATGTGGAATGGGTGATTTTAGCAGGTTGGATGCGATTGTTAACATCAATTTTCATTGATGCCTTTCCTGAGAGGATTATAAATATCCATCCAAGTTTGTTACCTAGTTTCAAGGGAATCCATGCTGTAGAACAAGCCTTGGCATCTGGGGTAAAAATCACTGGTTGTACAGTGCATATAGCTTGTTTAGAAATGGACAGTGGGCCAATATTAATGCAAGCCGCAGTACCAGTACTGCCCGATGATACAGCAGAAACACTCCACGCCAGGATTCAAATTCAGGAACATCGAATTTTACCATTAGCGATCGCTCTAGCAGCTTATTCGTCAAAAGTTACACTAAGCTTGTCGTAA